A stretch of Vigna angularis cultivar LongXiaoDou No.4 chromosome 4, ASM1680809v1, whole genome shotgun sequence DNA encodes these proteins:
- the LOC108330453 gene encoding uncharacterized protein LOC108330453: MERRERRIQEREEARAWEGGESQGSSQLTLEDEALEWFNNLPPNSIENFVGLKQLFIRQFAANSTQDLTVFELVTLKQGKEETLRAFMDRYQKTVRRVKALSPELALHYILPALKPEPFKDSVCRRALKTMEELRERATDEIRVEEMKLSYNKESQELRSEKADEGKLGNSVGKPGDSMQKEPCRGPRFHQYTPLNASREKILREALSADLLPEPMKRPTPSGADGSKHCAYHKNMGHTTEECVTLKDKIEELIQAGKLKKYIRDDRPHAPAERTAR, encoded by the coding sequence CTCTCAACTGACTTTGGAAGACGAGGCCCTTGAATGGTTCAACAACCTGCCTCCCAATTCCATAGAAAATTTCGTCGGACTGAAGCAGCTATTTATCCGGCAATTCGCGGCTAATAGCACACAAGACTTGACTGTGTTTGAGTTGGTCACCCTGAAGCAGGGAAAGGAAGAAACGCTGAGAGCGTTCATGGACCGGTACCAGAAAACCGTCCGACGGGTGAAGGCGTTAAGCCCGGAGCTCGCCCTCCATTACATCCTACCCGCCCTCAAGCCCGAACCATTCAAAGACAGCGTCTGTCGGCGAGCCCTTAAGACTATGGAGGAGCTGAGGGAACGCGCGACAGACGAGATAAGGGTTGAGGAGATGAAGTTATCCTACAACAAGGAGAGTCAGGAGCTGAGGAGCGAGAAGGCGGACGAGGGAAAACTCGGTAATTCGGTAGGAAAACCGGGCGACAGCATGCAGAAGGAGCCGTGCCGAGGGCCGCGTTTCCATCAATACACCCCTCTGAACGCCTCCCGAGAAAAGATCCTTCGGGAGGCGCTCAGCGCGGATCTGCTCCCAGAACCTATGAAGCGCCCCACACCATCCGGTGCGGATGGAAGTAAACACTGCGCCTACCACAAGAATATGGGTCATACCACCGAGGAGTGTGTGACCCTGAAGGACAAAATTGAAGAGCTGATCCAGGCGGGAAAGCTAAAGAAGTATATACGGGACGACCGTCCTCACGCGCCCGCCGAGAGGACTGCCAGGTGA